One region of Salvelinus sp. IW2-2015 linkage group LG1, ASM291031v2, whole genome shotgun sequence genomic DNA includes:
- the nbl1 gene encoding neuroblastoma suppressor of tumorigenicity 1, with the protein MWQRIVICCALLALCSAAPPAHINRLALFPDKSAWCEAKNITQIVGHTGWPASLYPNRACLGQCFSYSVPNTFPQSTESLVHCDSCMPAQTQWEVVTLDCPGSDDAPRVDKLVERILHCSCQSCSKEGAQEGALMQLYPSESAQDPPILPESHHSGTHSQHAHTHTEPHTHTSDGG; encoded by the exons ATGTGGCAAAGAATTGTGATTTGCTGCGCGCTGCTTGCGCTCTGTTCAGCAGCACCGCCCGCTCACATCAACCGTCTGGCGCTGTTCCCTGACAAGAGCGCTTGGTGCGAGGCCAAGAACATCACACAGATAGTCGGGCACACCGGCTGGCCAGCCTCGCTCTATCCAAACAG GGCATGTCTGGGGCAGTGCTTCAGCTACAGCGTCCCCAACACCTTCCCCCAGTCCACTGAGTCCCTGGTGCACTGTGACTCCTGCATGCCTGCACAGACTCAGTGGGAGGTG GTGACTTTGGACTGCCCGGGCAGTGATGATGCTCCTCGTGTGGATAAGCTGGTGGAGAGGATCCTCCACTGCAGCTGCCAGTCCTGCAGTAAGGAGGGAGCCCAGGAGGGGGCACTGATGCAGCTCTACCCATCAGAGAGTGCCCAAGACCCCCCTATCCTACCAGAGAGCCACCACAGCGGCACACACTCTcagcacgctcacacacacacagagccacacacacacacatctgatggAGGGTAG
- the LOC111967288 gene encoding transmembrane protein 88B-like → MCGVDLDLDEGGSGDEEKEQEEFWVGERVKMLPPPTAHSEGSAWGSRRGSCGCVACGAGLLLWNVGLALVCVLVLVAVFALVLLPASLLLYAGFLCHSRVLDSPSPICRYLDDNSCSALIILGFVMMSPLVVVAAAIFCGLLRRLRLLLLFQPITGAWYRGRGLDWGGDVRAWV, encoded by the exons aTGTGTGGGGTGGACTTGGATCTGGACGAGGGGGGCTCAGGTGAcgaggagaaggagcaggaggagttcTGGGTGGGTGAGAGGGTGAAGATGCTGCCTCCTCCCACGGCCCACAGTGAGGGCAGCGCATGGGGTAGCCGCCGGGGCAGTTGTGGCTGTGTGGCGTGCGGGGCGGGGCTGCTGCTGTGGAATGTGGGTCTGGCCTTGGTGTGTGTCCTGGTCCTGGTGGCAGTGTTTGCCCTGGTCCTGCTGCCCGCCTCACTGCTGCTCTACGCCGGCTTCCTCTGCCACTCACGG GTCCTAgattccccctctcctatctgcCGTTACCTCGACGACAACAGTTGCTCCGCCCTCATCATCCTGGGCTTTGTGATGATGTCACCGCtggtggtggtggcggcggcCATCTTCTGTGGGCTGCTCCGGAGGCTGCGACTCCTGCTGCTGTTTCAGCCAATAACAGGTGCATGGTACCGTGGACGGGGCTTGGACTGGGGGGGCGATGTCCGTGCCTGGGTCTGA